Proteins from a single region of Fusobacterium russii ATCC 25533:
- a CDS encoding flavodoxin, whose translation MEKILIAYFSWSGNSEYIANLLKSELKADIFHIQADKKYSNSYAVAVAQVAKEKLSKEKIQLLNKLENINDYNKIILIYPAWWFTCPNVVLSFLETFDSKGKTIIPICNHNGGGLGKSIEDIKKTCPDAEIKSGFAIKKPDVKKTETFSAVLEYIQA comes from the coding sequence ATGGAAAAAATTTTAATTGCTTATTTTTCTTGGAGCGGAAATTCTGAATACATAGCAAATTTATTAAAAAGCGAATTAAAAGCTGATATTTTTCATATACAGGCTGATAAAAAATATTCAAATTCTTATGCAGTAGCAGTAGCTCAAGTTGCTAAGGAAAAGCTTTCTAAGGAGAAAATTCAACTTTTAAATAAACTTGAAAATATAAATGACTACAATAAAATTATTTTGATTTATCCGGCTTGGTGGTTTACCTGCCCAAATGTTGTTCTTTCTTTTCTTGAAACTTTTGACAGTAAAGGAAAAACTATTATTCCTATCTGTAACCATAATGGTGGTGGGCTTGGAAAGAGCATAGAGGACATTAAGAAAACTTGTCCTGATGCCGAAATAAAAAGTGGCTTTGCAATAAAAAAGCCCGATGTTAAAAAAACTGAAACTTTTTCAGCAGTTCTTGAATATATTCAAGCTTAA
- a CDS encoding endonuclease MutS2 — MNAHSYKILEFDKLKEKILENIVIDENRDRLMDLVPYKDLSALNNELKTVKDFMDLIEFDGGFESIGLKNICILMDKIKLIGTYLDADELWDINVNLRLLRVFKNRLDDLGKYKHLREVLGNLPNLKNIEDIINKTVDIERQIKDEASLDLRDIRLHKKTLNMNIKRKFEELFEESSLSNAFQDRIITERDGRMVTAVKYDFKGQIKGIEHDRSASGQTVFIEPLSIVSLNNKMRELESKEKEEIRKILLRISELLRNNRDDIIHVGEKIIYLDILNAKSIYGVENKCNVPSVSNKEILSLEQARHPLIDSDKVVPLSFEIGKDYNILLITGPNTGGKTVALKTAGLLTLMALSGIPIPASENSKISFFEGIFADIGDEQSIEQSLSSFSAHLKNIKEILENLTKNSLVLLDELGSGTDPIEGSAFAMSVIDYLLEKKCKAFITTHYSQVKAYGYNEPNIETASMEFNTDTLSPTYKLLIGIPGESNALTIASRMGIADEIIVKAKNYISEDNKKVEKMIENIKNKSQELDILRERITRVEEEAKIDRERAKQEMLLVEKQKSEIIKKAYEDAEKMMNEMRAKASALVEKIQREENKKEDAQKLQKSLNMLSSALREEKNKTVEVAKNIKRKADFKIGDRVFVKNINQFANVLKINVAKESAHVQAGILKLEVPFDEIKIVEEKKEKVYNVTSHKKSPVKYEIDLRGKMVDEAIYELETYFDRATLNSYTEVYVIHGKGTGALREGILKYLKTSRYVKDFRIGGHGEGGLGCTVVSLK; from the coding sequence ATGAATGCACATAGTTATAAAATTTTAGAATTTGATAAATTAAAAGAAAAAATTTTAGAAAATATAGTAATTGATGAAAATAGAGATAGATTGATGGACTTAGTTCCTTACAAAGATTTATCAGCTCTGAATAATGAGCTTAAAACAGTCAAAGACTTTATGGATTTAATAGAATTTGATGGTGGTTTTGAAAGCATAGGTTTAAAAAATATTTGTATTTTAATGGACAAGATAAAACTTATAGGGACTTATTTAGATGCGGATGAGCTTTGGGATATAAATGTAAATTTAAGATTGTTAAGAGTGTTTAAAAATAGATTAGATGACTTAGGAAAATATAAGCATTTGAGAGAAGTTCTGGGGAATTTACCCAATCTAAAAAACATAGAAGATATAATAAATAAAACTGTGGATATTGAAAGGCAGATTAAAGATGAAGCCTCACTTGATTTAAGAGATATAAGACTTCATAAAAAAACTCTTAATATGAATATAAAAAGAAAATTTGAGGAACTTTTTGAAGAAAGTTCACTCAGCAATGCTTTTCAAGATAGAATAATAACAGAAAGAGATGGCAGAATGGTGACTGCTGTTAAATATGATTTTAAGGGGCAGATTAAGGGTATAGAACATGACAGGTCTGCGAGTGGACAGACAGTCTTTATAGAACCTCTTTCAATAGTTTCTCTAAATAATAAGATGAGAGAACTTGAATCTAAAGAAAAAGAAGAAATAAGAAAAATATTACTTAGAATTTCTGAACTTTTAAGAAACAATAGAGATGATATAATCCATGTGGGAGAAAAAATAATTTATTTGGATATTTTAAATGCTAAATCTATATATGGTGTTGAGAATAAATGTAATGTGCCTAGTGTCAGTAATAAAGAAATTCTTTCACTCGAACAGGCAAGACATCCATTGATTGACAGTGATAAAGTTGTACCTCTAAGTTTTGAAATAGGTAAAGATTATAATATTTTACTTATAACCGGTCCTAATACAGGTGGAAAAACAGTGGCATTAAAAACAGCAGGTTTGCTAACTTTAATGGCACTATCCGGCATTCCCATACCGGCTTCTGAAAACTCAAAAATTAGTTTTTTTGAAGGAATTTTTGCCGATATAGGTGATGAGCAAAGTATAGAGCAATCGTTATCGTCATTTTCAGCACATTTAAAAAATATAAAAGAAATTTTAGAAAATTTGACAAAAAACTCACTTGTCTTGCTAGATGAACTTGGTTCAGGTACTGACCCTATTGAAGGTTCAGCATTTGCAATGTCTGTAATAGATTATTTATTAGAGAAAAAATGTAAGGCATTCATTACCACACATTACAGCCAAGTTAAGGCTTATGGATATAATGAGCCAAATATAGAAACAGCTTCTATGGAATTTAACACTGATACTCTTTCACCGACTTATAAGCTTCTTATAGGTATTCCGGGGGAAAGTAATGCCCTTACTATAGCAAGTCGAATGGGAATAGCTGATGAAATCATTGTGAAAGCTAAAAATTATATAAGTGAAGATAATAAAAAAGTGGAAAAGATGATAGAGAATATAAAAAATAAATCTCAGGAACTTGATATTTTAAGAGAAAGAATAACAAGAGTTGAAGAAGAAGCAAAAATTGATAGAGAAAGAGCAAAGCAAGAAATGCTTTTAGTTGAAAAACAAAAAAGTGAAATAATAAAGAAAGCCTATGAAGATGCTGAAAAAATGATGAATGAAATGAGAGCTAAGGCGTCAGCTCTTGTTGAAAAAATTCAAAGAGAAGAAAATAAAAAAGAGGATGCACAAAAACTTCAAAAAAGTCTTAATATGCTTTCATCTGCTTTGAGAGAAGAGAAAAATAAAACAGTTGAAGTGGCAAAAAACATAAAACGAAAGGCTGATTTTAAAATTGGAGATAGAGTTTTTGTAAAAAACATTAATCAGTTTGCAAATGTTTTGAAAATAAATGTAGCAAAAGAAAGTGCACATGTTCAAGCAGGAATTTTAAAACTTGAAGTTCCCTTTGATGAGATTAAAATAGTAGAAGAAAAGAAAGAAAAAGTATACAATGTAACTAGTCATAAAAAGAGTCCTGTTAAATATGAAATAGATTTAAGAGGGAAAATGGTTGATGAAGCCATATATGAATTGGAAACATATTTTGATAGAGCAACATTAAATTCCTATACAGAAGTCTATGTAATACATGGCAAGGGAACAGGTGCTTTAAGAGAAGGCATACTTAAATACTTAAAAACATCAAGATATGTTAAAGATTTCAGAATCGGCGGTCATGGAGAAGGTGGTCTTGGATGTACTGTGGTAAGTCTAAAATAG
- a CDS encoding YfcC family protein — protein MNQNSKKAKKKFSFPTAFTVLFIILIMAAVLTYIVPSGKFSRLTYDNTTNEFVITDHNDEVQTEVATQEVLDRLKIQLSLDKFTEGVIRKPIAIPGSYQKIEQQPQGFIEVIKAPITGVLDTVDIMIFVLILGGIIGIVNKIGAFDAGMSALSKKTKGKEFLLVILVFALTTLGGTTFGLAEETIAFYPILMPIFLVSGFDALTCIAAIYMGSSIGTMFSTVNPFSVVIASNAAGISFTSGLVFRVITLILASIITIAYMYWYAKRVSKDKTKSFVYEEEKEIHSRFLGKYDASTETEFTWRRKLSLLVFSLAFPIMIWGVSLGGWWFEEMSALFLLVAIIIMVLSGLSEKDVINTFVGGSAELVGVVLTIGLARSINIVMDNGFISDTLLYYSTEVVAGMSKGVFAIAQLIIFSFLGFFIPSSSGLAVLSMPIMAPLADTVGLSREIVINAYNWGQGWMSFITPTGLVLVTLEMAGTTFDKWLKYILPLMGIMGVFSVIMIIVNTML, from the coding sequence ATGAACCAAAATTCAAAGAAAGCTAAGAAAAAATTTAGCTTTCCAACGGCATTTACTGTACTTTTTATTATTTTAATTATGGCTGCAGTTCTTACCTACATAGTTCCTTCTGGGAAGTTTTCACGTTTAACTTATGATAATACAACTAATGAGTTTGTTATCACAGATCATAATGATGAAGTACAAACAGAAGTAGCAACACAAGAAGTGCTAGATCGTTTAAAAATTCAGTTAAGCTTGGATAAGTTTACAGAAGGTGTTATTAGAAAGCCTATTGCAATTCCAGGAAGCTACCAAAAGATTGAACAACAACCTCAAGGTTTCATTGAAGTAATTAAAGCTCCAATTACAGGAGTTTTAGACACAGTGGATATTATGATATTTGTTCTAATCCTAGGAGGAATTATTGGAATTGTAAATAAAATTGGAGCCTTTGATGCAGGAATGTCAGCTCTTTCAAAAAAGACAAAAGGAAAGGAATTTCTTTTGGTTATTTTAGTATTTGCTTTAACTACTCTAGGGGGAACTACTTTTGGATTGGCAGAGGAAACTATAGCATTTTATCCTATTTTGATGCCTATTTTTTTAGTTAGTGGTTTTGATGCCTTAACTTGTATAGCGGCTATTTATATGGGCTCATCTATAGGAACGATGTTTTCAACTGTAAATCCGTTTTCAGTTGTAATTGCATCTAATGCAGCTGGAATATCTTTTACTTCCGGCTTAGTATTCAGAGTAATTACTTTAATTTTAGCTTCTATAATTACTATTGCATATATGTATTGGTATGCAAAAAGAGTGAGTAAGGATAAAACAAAATCTTTTGTATATGAAGAAGAAAAAGAAATTCATAGTAGATTTTTAGGGAAATATGATGCAAGCACTGAAACTGAATTTACTTGGAGAAGAAAACTTTCACTTTTAGTTTTTTCTCTAGCATTTCCTATTATGATTTGGGGAGTTTCTCTTGGCGGATGGTGGTTTGAAGAAATGTCTGCCTTATTCCTATTAGTAGCTATAATAATTATGGTTTTATCAGGTTTATCAGAAAAAGATGTAATAAATACTTTTGTTGGAGGTTCTGCTGAATTAGTAGGTGTTGTTTTAACAATAGGATTGGCTCGTTCTATAAATATTGTAATGGATAATGGGTTTATCTCTGATACCTTACTGTATTATTCTACAGAAGTTGTTGCAGGTATGAGTAAGGGAGTTTTTGCAATAGCACAACTCATTATATTCTCATTCTTAGGATTCTTTATACCATCTTCGTCAGGGCTAGCGGTCTTATCTATGCCAATTATGGCTCCTTTAGCAGATACTGTTGGACTTTCAAGAGAAATAGTAATAAATGCATATAACTGGGGACAAGGATGGATGTCATTTATAACACCTACAGGTTTAGTTTTGGTCACATTGGAAATGGCTGGAACAACCTTTGATAAGTGGTTAAAATATATTTTACCATTGATGGGTATTATGGGTGTGTTTTCTGTTATTATGATTATTGTCAATACTATGTTATAA
- a CDS encoding rod shape-determining protein, translated as MGLFSFKSNRSIGIDLGTANTLVYSKKHKKIVLNEPSVVAVERETRKVLAVGNEAKEMLGKTPDTIVAVRPLSEGVIADYDITEAMIKYFIKKIFGTYRFFMPEIMICVPIDVTGVEKRAVLEAAISAGAKRAYLIEEARAAAIGSGMDIAAPEGNLIIDIGGGSTDVAVISLGGTVVSRTIRIAGNNFDNDIIKYVKKTYNLLIGEKTAEEIKMTIGTALPLEEEETMEVKGRDLIMGLPKTVTISSEEVREAIKDSLSEILQCVKSVLEKTPPELASDIVDKGMIMTGGGSLIRNFPEMISTHTNLKVILADNPLESVVIGAGLALDQIEILRKIEKAER; from the coding sequence ATGGGACTATTTAGTTTTAAATCAAATAGAAGTATAGGAATTGACTTAGGTACTGCGAACACTTTGGTTTACAGTAAAAAACACAAAAAAATAGTTTTAAATGAACCATCAGTTGTAGCAGTTGAAAGAGAAACAAGAAAGGTTTTGGCAGTTGGAAATGAAGCTAAAGAGATGTTAGGAAAAACTCCTGACACCATAGTAGCGGTAAGACCTCTAAGTGAAGGTGTTATAGCGGACTATGATATTACAGAGGCAATGATAAAATACTTTATAAAGAAAATTTTTGGAACATACAGATTTTTTATGCCTGAAATAATGATTTGTGTTCCTATAGATGTTACAGGTGTTGAGAAAAGAGCTGTATTAGAAGCTGCAATTTCAGCAGGAGCTAAAAGAGCATATTTAATAGAAGAGGCAAGAGCGGCAGCTATAGGTTCAGGAATGGATATAGCTGCACCTGAAGGAAATCTAATAATAGATATCGGTGGAGGTTCTACAGATGTTGCAGTTATTTCACTTGGTGGAACAGTTGTCAGCAGAACTATAAGAATTGCCGGAAATAATTTTGACAATGACATAATAAAATATGTTAAGAAAACTTATAATCTTCTAATCGGAGAAAAAACGGCAGAGGAAATAAAAATGACTATAGGAACAGCACTTCCTCTTGAAGAAGAAGAAACTATGGAAGTTAAAGGAAGGGATTTGATAATGGGACTTCCTAAAACAGTTACTATAAGCTCAGAAGAAGTTAGGGAAGCTATAAAGGACTCTTTAAGTGAAATTTTACAATGTGTAAAATCCGTACTTGAAAAAACACCACCTGAACTTGCCTCTGATATAGTTGATAAGGGCATGATTATGACAGGTGGAGGCTCTCTTATAAGAAATTTCCCGGAAATGATTTCTACACATACTAATTTAAAGGTTATTCTAGCAGATAATCCACTTGAAAGTGTTGTTATTGGAGCTGGCTTGGCTCTTGATCAAATTGAGATATTGAGGAAGATTGAAAAGGCAGAAAGGTAA
- the cysS gene encoding cysteine--tRNA ligase, which yields MIKIYNTLTGQLDEFEPLKEKEVSMYVCGPTVYNLIHIGNTRPAVFFDTVRRYFEYRGFKVNYVQNFTDVDDKMINKANAENITIKEVADRYIKAYFEDTAKLNLKEEGMIRPKATENIEEMIEIILSLIDKGYAYESNGDVYFEVDKYKEGYGKLSKQKIEDLKSGARIDVSEIKKSAIDFTLWKASKPNEPSWDSPWGKGRPGWHIECSAMSRKYLGNSFDIHGGGQDLIFPHHENEIAQSKCGCGGTYARYWMHNGYININGEKMSKSGSFILLREILEKFEGRVIRLFILGAHYRKPMEFSDFELNQAKSSLERIENTLKRIKDLNRENLVGNNKLEDLKNFKVKMEESFIEAMDEDFNTAQALGYIFELVKAVNKSIDEGDISKEGIKVIDDVYTYLTTVIEEVLGVKLKLEPEISNISTELIELILELRRDARAKKNWALSDKIRDRLSEMGIQIKDGKDKTTWTM from the coding sequence ATGATAAAAATATATAATACACTTACTGGGCAATTGGATGAATTCGAGCCATTAAAAGAGAAAGAAGTGTCCATGTATGTATGTGGTCCTACAGTGTATAATCTAATCCATATAGGGAACACAAGACCTGCGGTATTTTTTGATACTGTTAGAAGATATTTTGAATATAGAGGATTTAAAGTAAATTATGTTCAGAATTTTACAGATGTTGATGATAAGATGATAAATAAAGCGAATGCTGAGAATATAACAATAAAAGAAGTTGCTGATAGATATATAAAGGCATATTTTGAAGATACAGCGAAACTAAATTTAAAAGAAGAGGGAATGATAAGACCTAAGGCAACAGAAAATATAGAAGAGATGATAGAAATAATTTTATCACTTATAGATAAAGGCTATGCCTATGAATCTAATGGAGATGTTTATTTTGAAGTTGATAAATATAAAGAAGGCTACGGTAAACTTTCAAAACAAAAAATAGAAGATTTAAAAAGTGGTGCTAGAATAGATGTAAGTGAGATAAAAAAATCGGCTATAGATTTCACACTTTGGAAGGCATCTAAGCCAAATGAACCGAGTTGGGATTCGCCTTGGGGTAAGGGCAGACCGGGATGGCATATAGAGTGTTCAGCCATGTCAAGAAAATATCTTGGAAACAGTTTTGATATACATGGTGGGGGACAGGATTTAATTTTTCCACATCATGAGAACGAAATAGCCCAGTCTAAATGTGGCTGTGGTGGAACTTATGCTAGATATTGGATGCATAATGGATATATAAATATAAACGGTGAAAAGATGTCAAAATCCGGTTCTTTTATTTTGTTGAGAGAAATACTTGAAAAATTTGAAGGTAGAGTTATAAGATTGTTTATACTTGGAGCTCACTACAGAAAACCTATGGAATTTTCAGATTTTGAATTGAATCAAGCTAAGTCATCTCTTGAGAGAATTGAAAATACTTTAAAGAGAATAAAGGATTTAAATAGAGAGAATTTAGTTGGAAATAATAAATTAGAAGATTTAAAAAATTTCAAAGTTAAAATGGAAGAAAGCTTTATAGAGGCTATGGATGAGGATTTCAATACAGCACAGGCTTTAGGTTATATTTTTGAACTTGTTAAGGCAGTTAATAAGTCCATTGATGAAGGTGATATTTCAAAAGAAGGAATTAAAGTAATTGATGATGTCTATACTTATCTGACAACAGTTATAGAAGAGGTTTTAGGAGTAAAGTTAAAATTAGAACCTGAAATTAGCAATATTTCAACAGAGCTTATAGAACTGATACTAGAGCTTAGAAGAGATGCAAGAGCTAAGAAAAATTGGGCATTATCAGATAAAATAAGAGATAGACTTTCTGAAATGGGAATACAAATAAAAGACGGGAAGGATAAAACTACATGGACAATGTAG
- the ispD gene encoding 2-C-methyl-D-erythritol 4-phosphate cytidylyltransferase, which translates to MYCGKSKIEKKVSFILAAAGLGKRMGLDYPKQFFEYKGEPLFYSSLKIAFESTFIDEIIIVTNEENIEYMNNFCKQKNLFSKVKKIIKGGEERQNSVYNGIKEIIKTDYVIIQDGVRPFLKEEYIEKTLAAVDSGYDGAVVGVKVKDTVKLIDVDNEIISTPARDFIVLVHTPQTFKFEVLKGAHEEAKRRAIIATDDAMLVERMDKKVKFIHGDYDNIKITTQEDLKYLK; encoded by the coding sequence ATGTACTGTGGTAAGTCTAAAATAGAAAAAAAAGTCAGCTTTATTTTAGCAGCAGCAGGCTTAGGAAAAAGAATGGGCTTAGATTATCCTAAACAGTTTTTTGAATATAAGGGAGAACCTTTATTTTATTCAAGTTTAAAAATAGCTTTTGAAAGTACTTTTATAGATGAAATTATAATAGTTACAAATGAAGAAAATATAGAATATATGAATAATTTCTGTAAACAGAAAAATCTTTTTTCAAAAGTAAAAAAAATAATAAAAGGTGGAGAAGAAAGACAGAATTCAGTGTATAATGGGATAAAAGAAATTATAAAAACTGATTATGTTATTATACAAGACGGAGTTAGACCTTTTCTAAAAGAAGAATATATAGAGAAAACTTTAGCAGCAGTTGACAGCGGTTATGACGGAGCTGTTGTGGGAGTTAAAGTAAAAGATACAGTTAAGCTTATAGATGTAGATAATGAAATAATTTCTACACCGGCTAGGGATTTTATAGTTTTGGTTCATACTCCACAAACTTTTAAATTTGAAGTTTTAAAAGGAGCACATGAGGAGGCAAAAAGAAGAGCTATTATAGCCACAGATGATGCTATGTTAGTTGAAAGAATGGATAAAAAAGTTAAGTTTATTCACGGAGATTATGATAATATAAAAATAACAACACAGGAAGATTTAAAATATTTAAAGTGA
- a CDS encoding DNA polymerase III subunit delta' has translation MLDEFLKNELSFNRESGTYLFYGEDLEKNFELAVEFAKYLFSKNIKNLEDIENIKQKVDRQSYADLYIIDNLTIDMARDVIKKTYTSSHEGNPKVFILKNIQDIRKESANAILKIIEEPTKNNFFILLSNRLNILATIKSRSIVYRVKRFSAEDLDIDRYTYEFFMSSSVDIREFKNTDISLSEEKSFKDIARFIKDYESEKKLEQKVNIYKALRDFVSKSVNLEIYDKVKFAEDIYMSISNKENIKLIVDYLINLVKRDRKLKNKLYLKKMLRYPVNMKLSFINLVLDI, from the coding sequence ATGTTAGATGAATTTTTAAAAAATGAATTATCGTTCAACAGGGAGTCAGGAACATATCTATTTTATGGAGAAGATTTAGAAAAAAATTTTGAGCTTGCTGTTGAGTTTGCAAAATATCTATTTTCTAAAAATATAAAAAACTTGGAAGATATAGAAAATATAAAACAAAAAGTTGATAGACAGAGTTATGCTGATTTATATATTATAGATAATTTGACTATAGATATGGCAAGAGATGTTATAAAAAAAACATATACTAGTTCCCATGAGGGGAACCCTAAGGTATTTATTTTAAAGAATATTCAGGATATAAGAAAAGAAAGTGCAAATGCGATATTAAAAATTATAGAGGAACCTACTAAGAATAATTTTTTTATACTTCTATCTAATCGTTTAAATATACTAGCAACTATAAAGTCACGTTCTATAGTCTATAGAGTTAAAAGATTTTCAGCTGAAGACTTAGATATAGATAGATATACCTATGAGTTTTTTATGTCATCATCTGTAGATATAAGAGAATTTAAAAATACAGATATAAGTTTATCTGAAGAAAAATCTTTTAAAGATATAGCAAGATTTATTAAAGATTATGAGTCAGAAAAAAAACTAGAGCAAAAAGTAAATATTTATAAGGCTCTTAGAGATTTTGTTAGTAAGTCAGTAAATTTAGAAATATATGATAAGGTAAAGTTTGCTGAAGATATATATATGAGTATATCAAACAAGGAAAATATAAAATTAATTGTTGATTATTTAATAAATCTTGTGAAAAGAGATAGAAAACTAAAAAATAAACTTTATTTAAAAAAAATGCTAAGGTATCCTGTCAATATGAAGTTATCCTTTATAAATTTAGTACTTGATATATAA
- the pepT gene encoding peptidase T, whose product MEKMLERFLEYIKYDTKSDEQSETCPSTSKQLILGKKLVEDLLSIGLKDARIDKNGYVYASLPANVEGAKKIGLIAHMDTAPDLDGKCINPKVFKYEGGDIVLNDTYTTTVKEFPFLKELVGQTLITTDGTTLLGADDKAGIVIIMEVLSQLVNNPNILHGDIKVGFTPDEEIGRGADLFDVEGFGADFAYTVDGGPIGELEYENFNAASADIKIQGKNVHPGSAKNIMLNSIKVAMELDSMLPANERPEYTEGYEGFYLLDELKGSVDYTEMSYIIRDHDMNKFIDKKELLNKAVDFLNKKYNNAIKLEIKDSYYNMKEKILPHFEIVELAKKSIEEAGVNPIIVPVRGGTDGARLSYMGLPTPNIFTGGYNYHGRYELISYDAMKKSVESILNIIKNNVKDKN is encoded by the coding sequence ATGGAAAAAATGTTGGAAAGATTTTTGGAATATATAAAATATGATACTAAAAGTGATGAGCAATCAGAAACTTGTCCTTCTACTTCAAAACAGCTGATTCTTGGAAAAAAACTTGTTGAAGATTTATTAAGTATTGGGCTTAAAGATGCAAGAATAGATAAGAATGGTTATGTTTATGCAAGTCTACCTGCAAATGTTGAAGGGGCAAAAAAGATAGGACTTATTGCCCATATGGATACAGCACCTGATTTAGATGGAAAATGTATAAATCCCAAGGTTTTTAAATATGAAGGGGGAGATATAGTATTAAATGACACCTATACTACAACTGTCAAAGAATTTCCTTTTTTAAAAGAGCTTGTTGGTCAAACATTAATTACTACTGATGGAACAACTTTGCTGGGAGCTGATGATAAAGCTGGAATAGTTATCATAATGGAGGTGTTATCTCAATTAGTAAACAATCCAAATATATTGCATGGTGATATAAAAGTTGGATTTACACCTGATGAAGAAATTGGAAGAGGAGCGGATCTCTTTGATGTTGAAGGTTTTGGTGCAGATTTTGCTTATACAGTTGATGGTGGACCAATTGGTGAGCTTGAGTACGAAAATTTTAATGCGGCATCAGCAGATATAAAAATTCAAGGTAAGAATGTTCATCCAGGAAGTGCTAAAAATATTATGCTAAATTCCATAAAAGTGGCTATGGAACTTGATTCTATGTTGCCGGCTAATGAAAGGCCGGAATATACCGAAGGATACGAAGGTTTTTATCTCTTAGATGAATTAAAGGGATCAGTAGATTACACAGAAATGTCGTATATTATAAGAGATCATGATATGAATAAGTTTATTGACAAAAAAGAGCTTTTAAATAAAGCAGTAGACTTTTTGAATAAAAAATATAATAATGCGATTAAGCTTGAAATAAAAGATAGTTATTATAATATGAAAGAGAAAATTCTTCCACATTTTGAAATAGTAGAATTAGCTAAGAAATCAATTGAGGAAGCAGGAGTAAATCCTATAATAGTTCCAGTTAGAGGAGGCACTGATGGAGCACGTCTGTCATATATGGGGCTTCCCACACCAAATATATTTACTGGCGGTTATAATTATCATGGTAGATATGAATTGATTTCGTATGATGCTATGAAAAAGTCAGTTGAATCAATATTAAATATAATAAAAAATAATGTAAAAGACAAGAATTAA
- a CDS encoding Mini-ribonuclease 3 — protein sequence MDNVEGIKKDIREYSGIELAYLGDAVWELEVRNYFIKYGYSILKLNKLVKSNVNAKAQSLFFKELFDELDEEEKNIAKRAKNSNIKTFPKSCTVMEYKEATAFEAVIGALYLRNKKEMISKILKKFIKGDRNGTI from the coding sequence ATGGACAATGTAGAAGGTATAAAAAAGGATATAAGAGAATACAGTGGTATAGAACTTGCTTACTTAGGAGATGCAGTTTGGGAATTGGAAGTTAGAAATTATTTTATAAAATATGGTTATTCAATTCTAAAGTTAAATAAACTTGTTAAGTCCAATGTTAATGCTAAAGCACAAAGCTTGTTTTTTAAGGAATTATTTGATGAGCTGGACGAAGAAGAAAAAAATATAGCTAAAAGAGCTAAGAATAGTAATATAAAAACATTTCCAAAATCTTGTACTGTTATGGAATATAAAGAAGCTACAGCATTTGAAGCAGTAATAGGAGCACTGTATTTAAGAAATAAAAAAGAAATGATTTCAAAAATTTTAAAAAAATTTATAAAGGGAGATAGAAATGGGACTATTTAG